In one Poecilia reticulata strain Guanapo linkage group LG8, Guppy_female_1.0+MT, whole genome shotgun sequence genomic region, the following are encoded:
- the LOC103468391 gene encoding uncharacterized protein C16orf45, producing MADSKVTVEDIEGELIKIERIREILVRRESELRYMMDDIQLCKEITRLKQELQKLVTTPDKDKSTEDGEKEEELLKQINKLVETRDFLVDDVEFERLREREEDKEMAAFLESKFPNSLAKKGSPRDXRVASQSQQTSSPFLTKAGLTLLKDCCGFTCSVM from the exons ATGGCCGACTCTAAGGTCACRGTGGAGGACATCGAAGGGGAGCTGATCAAGATTGAGCGGATACGTGAGATCCTCGTACGACGAGAATCAGAGCTAAGatacat GATGGATGACATTCAGCTCTGTAAAGAAATTACAAGGCTGAAACAGGAGCTGCAGAAACTTGTCACAACTCCAg ACAAAGACAAGTCCACAGAAGACggagagaaggaagaggaacTGCTGAAGCAGATAAACAAGCTGGTGGAGACCAGAGACTTCCTGGTGGACGACGTGGAGTTTGAACGGCTCAG GGAAAGAGAGGAAGACAAGGAGATGGCAGCTTTCCTGGAGTCCAAATTTCCCAATTCTTTGGCCAAAAAAG GTTCTCCGCGAGATSGAAGGGTTGCATCACAATCCCAGCAGACATCCAGTCCGTTTCTCACGAAAGCCGGACTGACGCTGCTGAAGGACTGCTGCGGCTTCACCTGCTCCGTCATGTGA